One Aegilops tauschii subsp. strangulata cultivar AL8/78 chromosome 2, Aet v6.0, whole genome shotgun sequence genomic window, CCCATGTGCACACTCAAGAGCACCAACATgctcacatgcaagatcatgagCTTGATGGTGCTGTAGGCGAACGACATGACAACAGGACATCCTACCAGCAGTAGCAGGAAAGGGTGATTAAACCACCCATATTCTCAAACACAAAGGGGAGGAAGAGTAGGACGCAAGCAGCGAAAGCAGCAGCCAAAAAGCCGCCACGCCCCATCAAGCGCGTGGAATTTGGCCCGGACGGCAAACCTCTCAAGATAAGGGCATGCGAATTCTGCAACATCGTGAGCAACCATAATTACCGCACATGCCCACTGTCAACAAGCAAACGCTGCACAAGGAAATTGGAGCTGCCCAGGTTTCTACCAATGGACACGACACACGTAACAGCTACACTTGCCGCAAGTGTGGGGGAACTGACGGACATAATGCCCGCACGTGCAAAGTGGGCAAGGAGGTCAGTGGCGCTGAACAGAAACATGGCAAGGTACAAAGTTCCAAAAAATCAAaagaagaggatgaagaagaagagttTGACGAGAATGACGACCAGTCAGACAAAGACAACGAAGATGACAGTATCGGGGACGAGGAAACTGAAACTGACGATGAAGCTGCCAAGGCTCAACCAGGAAAGGGCGTCGGCAAGGGACAACATTCGGGCCAGTTAGGAGGAGCTCAAGACTGAACAATCCATAGTGCTTATGCTGCTGCGTCAACTGAAAAATAAGCTTGTAGTCTCAGTTGCCTCAGTACACAATGAGGAAACATTTTAGAAACACTGTCGTTACCAAAACTTATCTAGCTTTATCGTCGATTTCTCGATCAGTACTATAGTTAAGATATAATTTCTGATTTGTGCCCGCTGGACCAGTGACATTATTATGTAAACCATTTGATAATCCTTTTGAATGCAGTCACAAATATATTTGAAAAAACTTATCTGGATTTATCTGACGCAAACACTACTGTCAACCAGTAACCCAGCAAAAAAATGTTAAGGAAAATCTAAACCCTCACACACATCAGTACTGATATTTCTCACTCGTCAGTAGAAGGCAGAGTAACCAAACAGTTCAATCACCAGTCCAAGTACCCACAGTAGAGAAGTACAAACctccatcatcaccaaccctgaCACGTGCAAGTGGGATAAGTAGCTGATAAGTACAGCTTGACAAGACGGATCAGTGCGACAGTAAAATGACATCGTCACCGACCCTGAGACGAGCAAGTGGGATAAAGCAACTGATAAGTACAGCTTGACAAGACTACTCAGTTCGACTAGATTAATACCCTGGCAAAGAAATTGGCTTGGACGGTTAGTTCTTCCAGGCCACCGCCCGCGCCACCCACTGGGCGGTTGCCACAAGGGAGTGCAAACGGCGACCCCACGACCACTACCACCACGTCCCCGACGAACCGCCTCCCCCGCGCACTCAAAGAAGCCCCAAAAATCGACTCCATCTCTGCCTCATTCACAGAACCACCATTGCCGCTTCCATCTCCACTGCACACAAACCCGAAACTTCTCTCTCACAAGCCCACAGTCCCCGGAGGAAGGCGATGGCGGAGGAACCGTCTGCCAAGCGTCATCATGGCGAGCCGTCGGACAAGAGCAGCAACCTCGTCGACGTTCACGTCCCCGACGAGAAGCGCGAGTACACCGAAACCCTCACAGGGGTTGAGCTCCACGACAAAGAGACGCTGGAGATCGTCTGCACCAGCGAACCAGACAAGGCCGACGAGGTGATCTCCAGGCTCTGGAGGAAGCTTGGCGGCATGCGTCGTAGGATCGTCGGCGTTGGTGTGCACTACACCAGCGAAGATGAACCTCCCCAGATGGCAGCAGTCCTGTAGTTGTGCGTCGAGGAACTCTGCTTGGTGTACCATATCACAGCGGCCACAAAATGGTAACCCATACTACTGTTCATTCATCGGTTGTACTAGTACTGCTCCCCAAAAAATTCCATTAAACTTTTCCCAACTAGATGAACTACTATAGTTTGTGAAGTGGATGCATGAGTACATGTTTCTCAAGTTACATGCATTTCTGAAATTGTGAAGTGGATTGTTTCACTAGATTAGCATATGAAATTATTGCACTATATTAGCATCTGAAAGATGTTTCACCAAATTAATTTCTGAACTTGATGTACTAGCATAGATTCTGATCTTGATGCACTAGTATAGTTTATAGAATTGATGTATTAAAAGATGTTTGGTGAAGCGGTATAGGTCCATATCTTGATGCACATGTTTGTCAAATTAATTTCTGAACTTGATATAGAATTCATGCACAAAGATGTATCAAGCACTGGTATAGGTCTTTTATTCAACAAAAAAGAAAACTGCATTTGCCCTGTTTGGTTCATCTGTTTAATTAGTACAGTATCCTGAAACTTTCATCAAACTTGTTTCCCAACTAGACGTACTAGTGTGATTTGTGAAAGTGGATGAACTACTGCATTTTCTCAAGTAGATAAATGTTTTTTTGAACCTGATGCACTGGATTACTATTTGGAAAATCTTGCAGAAGATTAATTTCTGAAGTTGATGTACTAGTGTAGTTTCTGATCTTGATCCGATAGTGTAGTTTATGTACTCGATGTATTAAAAAGATGTTTTTGAACTTGATGTAGTGAAGTATTCTCTGAATTTGGTCTAACTTTGTTTACTAGTTTTTGAAGTACATTCATCCATTATTTATGCTACATAAACATCTACTTCATGGATTCATCGCttgtaaaacaaaacaaaaatgaaTAATTCAAACATCAAAAGTAATGCTAATTTTCAAAATGTCTCTCCCCTTGCAGGCCCAAGCGCCTGAACAACATGCTGCAGCATGAGAGCTTGTTCACATCTACCGGTTTCAGCATTGAAAGCGACAAAGAGAAGCTGAAGATGTACGATTTGGAGATCAACCCCAACAAGTTCATCGACATTCAGCGCAAGTGGAGAGTTCCATACACCGGAAAAGAGTACGACTCCTTGACTGATGTTGCAGCCAGCGTCATCAACCCATTCTACAAAGGCATGAAGAAGAACATCGACACGCGGGAAGACCACAAACTGTGGGGGATCAGCCCGCTGCCAGACAACCTCATCGAGTACGCATGAGTAGATGCGTACGCCGCGTACAAGTCATGGAACATGATCGACTACATCACAGATGGTTGGGAATTTGCAAAAGAGCGGGAGGCTGAGAAATTCTACGACCACCCCTATTGCCCCTTTTAGGGATCAAGATACATCAGAGCCTGCCTTCGTTTTCCTTCCGCTTGTGCTTGCCTTTTATCTTGTTGTTTCAAATTAGTAGTTTGCTCTTGTTGGGTTGAACCAGTATGATTATGTCGTGCTTGTCATGGTTGAACAAGTTtacttatgtcatcaagtacaaTGTTTTTCTTATCTCATTATATAAGTTTGGTAGCTTCGTATGTTGTTAATCCATCATTTCAAATTCAAAAGTAGCTTTTGAATGGAACTTTGTGGCTGCTCTAAAGTACTAGTTATGAAGCAACTAATCACACAACGTTGTTCCATGTGTAGTTTCGAATCAGTATGTATAGAAAACATGACGTTGAAAACAACCAGCACAATTTGAGTTGCTTAACAACGCTTCAAAAGTTGAAGTAGAAATTCTTAGTACTTCATGTTGTGTTCTCATTCATATGTAGCTGCTAGAAAATTAACAAGTACTACAAATAGAAAAAGTTAAGAAGTATCAACACACACTTATGTTGGTCGCTTGCAGATTAAGAATGACAATAATAGTACACTTGATTGGACAGTACATACTTACTACAATAAAAAGTACAAAGAAGCATTAGTCCATAATCCCCCCACCAAAAAATGTCAGACTAAGAACATAAGTGCTACTATGAATGGACTATCAGTACAACTTAGTCTACATGCAAGTACCATAGTTCTGAAAATGAAACCAGAAGACCCTTGAGAATAATCACAAAAAAGAAGGCAAAAAACTCAAATGAAAAAGATTACACTTACACAAAACTCACAAAGAACAGGATCAAAAAGAATCAGTCCAAGTTACTAGTGGAGTCAAGTACTAGattcaaacaaacaaaaaaagaaaaaattgaCCGCCCAAGGA contains:
- the LOC141040900 gene encoding uncharacterized protein, which codes for MAEEPSAKRHHGEPSDKSSNLVDVHVPDEKREYTETLTGVELHDKETLEIVCTSEPDKADEVISRLWRKLGGMRRRIVGVGVHYTSEDEPPQMAAVLPKRLNNMLQHESLFTSTGFSIESDKEKLKMYDLEINPNKFIDIQRKWRVPYTGKEYDSLTDVAASVINPFYKGMKKNIDTREDHKLWGISPLPDNLIEYA